In Ornithinibacter aureus, the genomic stretch GCCCGATCCGCGGCATGACCGAGCGGAGCCTGAGCGGCGGCGCAATACTGAGCCAACGAAGGGAAGTGCCTCAATGGGCAACGGTGGATTCGGCTCCGACCTGTGGAAGAACGTGCAGGCCGTCAAGCTCGGTAGGCACGGGGGTATCGAGGCCCCCGTGCGCGCGAACTCACGCCAAGGCATCGTCCTCGGACAGGATGCGGTGGCCAAGAGCGACGCCGCTGAGGCCATCGCGGCGCCGGCGACCGACCGCAAAGCCCGTCGACGGTGGAGTCGCCTATTCCGACGTTAGGAAACGCCGACATCGCGGCATATCAGGGCGGTGCTCAACGCCCGCGGCGGGGCGTTCTGAGCAGTTCGATGGTGCAGGTGGGGCCGGCCGCATGGGCAAGGCGCCGGTCGCCAGTGAGCAACGTCGCATCCAGCGCCTCAGCCAGGGCGACGTAGGCGGCGTCGTAGGTGGTCACGTTGTCCCGCAGCTCCCAACAGCGTGGTAGCAGCGCCAGATGCGAGGCGCGGTGCATGGGCAGCGCCCCGAGGTCTGTCATGGCCAGATCCGCCCGGCGGTTGTCGAGCATCCCGGCACGGTTCTGTCGACGCAGTACAGAGGCGACCTCAAGGTCGACCAGTTCCGGG encodes the following:
- a CDS encoding type II toxin-antitoxin system VapC family toxin, which codes for MLVVDASVLAVALADDGPDGDAARTRLRGETLAAPELVDLEVASVLRRQNRAGMLDNRRADLAMTDLGALPMHRASHLALLPRCWELRDNVTTYDAAYVALAEALDATLLTGDRRLAHAAGPTCTIELLRTPRRGR